One Vicia villosa cultivar HV-30 ecotype Madison, WI linkage group LG5, Vvil1.0, whole genome shotgun sequence genomic window, CCCATCTGATTCGTCTAGACTATTAATGCTACCATGACTCTAATTAATAGAACAGACCGCAATAATTTGCCACAAAAGGAACTTACACAGTTCTGGTTCAAATAAAAGCGCAAAGAAGGAAAGAAAACATAAGATCAGAAGTAACCTATCAACAGCGCGATGCTCCAATTCAAGATCAATCTTCCGCCAATCCTTGCCACGCTCGCTAAGCAACACCTCCCTTGGCTTGGCATCTCCAAAGGGATTAACCTTTGGCCTCGGCTTCAGCGCACCGTCTGGACCTTCAGAGCGATTTGACTGAGCACTTGAAGGCCTGCTGGAATGTGAACTCGAAGGCCTACTTGTCTTCTTTGCCTCAATCTCAGAATCAAGCTTCTTCCAATCAAATCCTTTCTCAGCTAACACTTCCTCCCTAGGCCTTGCCGCCCCAAATGGATTCGGCTTATTTGTCTTCGCCGGAGCCTCATTCACAGAGCCATCACCTTTCCTTGGATCCAACACCAACCTTGGCCGCTGCTGCTCCGTATCACGTGGCGCTCCCCTGGACCAGCGATCTGGTTCCACAGCAGAACCCCTGGACCAGCGATCTGTATTCATGCCAGAATCACGATAATCAGAAGACCTAACAGGAAGAGGCTTTTTACCAACCGCCCAATTGTCCACTCCATCAGCCTTAGATTCACCACCATAACCACCTcccccaccaccaccaccaccaaaaCCACCCCCACCACCACCACCGCCGCCACTACCGCTGTATCGATTCTGCCGGCCTGAATCAAACGAGGGAAGTGACTTTTTCACCGAAGCCCAATTATCCACCTCGTCAGCCCTCGAATGTTGATCCATTTCCGAAACCCTAGAATTCGGTGCCCTGCGTTCATCATCAAATCCACCATAAGATCTTCTCCCAGCACCCCACGAAGCATCTCCAGAGCCTCCCTCGCGATCTCGACCACGTCCCGAACGATCAAAAGAGGAGAAACCACCACCGAGACGGTTAAACTGCATTTCCTCAGCGGAACGTTCCTTAGGCCCGGTCGGAAGACGAAGCATCTCATCCGGAGTCAACCGAGGATACGCAGCAGCACTACCACCGGAAGCGTAACCGCCTCCGGTAAACTCAGAAAGCGAcatcttcttattcttcttcggCTTAGCAGTCACGGCTTCCTTGAGACTCGGGAAGTTAGCCGACCCGGCGGTGGCTGCCTCAGCAGCGGCTTCACGTTCCTCGGCTTCGGCGCGCTCGGAATCGGCGGCCCAAGCTCCGATGTTCCCCCAGGGTTTCGACATTTTGAGATCTCGATAAAACAAAGAGAATGGAGATTGGATGTTATTTTGTTAACGAATGT contains:
- the LOC131603269 gene encoding eukaryotic translation initiation factor 4B2-like is translated as MSKPWGNIGAWAADSERAEAEEREAAAEAATAGSANFPSLKEAVTAKPKKNKKMSLSEFTGGGYASGGSAAAYPRLTPDEMLRLPTGPKERSAEEMQFNRLGGGFSSFDRSGRGRDREGGSGDASWGAGRRSYGGFDDERRAPNSRVSEMDQHSRADEVDNWASVKKSLPSFDSGRQNRYSGSGGGGGGGGGFGGGGGGGGGYGGESKADGVDNWAVGKKPLPVRSSDYRDSGMNTDRWSRGSAVEPDRWSRGAPRDTEQQRPRLVLDPRKGDGSVNEAPAKTNKPNPFGAARPREEVLAEKGFDWKKLDSEIEAKKTSRPSSSHSSRPSSAQSNRSEGPDGALKPRPKVNPFGDAKPREVLLSERGKDWRKIDLELEHRAVDRLETVEEKLLKEEIDNLKKEIEKESSISSNKEVDDAVGEQTGTRTLLLEKEKELELLIRDLDDKVRFGQKAVERPGSSSGKTAGFPDRPPSRSGSFEDSRSVDFSDRPRSRGTGDMSMRPTDDRRQFQGSKDRGWFSNSSDLNRPRSRERW